The proteins below are encoded in one region of Sporosarcina sp. FSL K6-1508:
- a CDS encoding aspartate-semialdehyde dehydrogenase — MNKMNIAIVGATGAVGTKILEKLLERDFPVASIKLLASKRSAGTKITANGQNYIVEETVPESFDGIDIAFFSAGGSISEKFAHEAVKRGAVVIDNTSAFRMTEKIPLVVPEVNAGALSGHKGIIANPNCSTIQMVTALQPIRESFGLNRIIVSTYQAVSGAGSEAIDELESQSLQFENRSKTEASILPSASAERHYPIAFNAIPQIDSFDSSGYTLEELKMMNETKKIFDDQKLSVSATCVRLPVVTGHSESVYIEIGREEVSVEELHALLEKAPGVVVQDDPSKQLYPMPLFAEGKDEVFVGRIRKDPEHPAGFHLWIVSDNLLKGAALNSVQIAEALLN, encoded by the coding sequence ATGAATAAAATGAATATTGCGATAGTTGGAGCGACAGGCGCTGTTGGTACGAAAATTCTTGAAAAGTTACTTGAGCGTGATTTTCCTGTCGCTTCAATCAAGCTACTGGCATCTAAACGTTCTGCTGGAACAAAAATTACGGCGAATGGCCAGAACTATATTGTTGAAGAAACTGTACCTGAGTCATTTGATGGCATTGATATCGCGTTTTTCAGTGCGGGTGGCTCCATTTCAGAAAAGTTTGCACATGAAGCAGTTAAAAGAGGAGCGGTCGTTATTGATAATACGAGCGCGTTTCGCATGACAGAAAAAATTCCGCTAGTCGTTCCCGAAGTGAATGCAGGCGCTTTAAGCGGCCATAAAGGCATCATTGCCAACCCCAATTGTTCCACAATACAAATGGTAACTGCATTGCAACCGATTCGTGAGAGTTTCGGACTTAATCGAATCATTGTTTCGACGTATCAAGCGGTTTCGGGTGCTGGTTCTGAAGCGATTGATGAACTGGAAAGTCAAAGTTTGCAGTTTGAAAACCGTTCGAAAACGGAAGCATCTATTTTACCATCGGCATCGGCAGAACGGCATTATCCAATCGCATTCAACGCGATTCCTCAAATCGATTCATTCGATTCTTCCGGTTATACACTTGAGGAACTCAAAATGATGAATGAAACCAAAAAAATCTTCGATGATCAGAAGTTGTCCGTGTCAGCGACTTGTGTACGACTTCCTGTCGTTACAGGGCATTCTGAGTCGGTTTATATTGAAATTGGCAGAGAAGAAGTTTCTGTAGAAGAACTTCATGCCTTACTTGAAAAGGCACCGGGCGTCGTCGTCCAAGATGATCCATCTAAACAATTGTACCCGATGCCATTATTTGCTGAAGGCAAAGACGAAGTGTTTGTGGGCCGTATTCGAAAGGACCCAGAACATCCGGCAGGATTCCATCTGTGGATTGTATCGGACAATCTCTTAAAAGGAGCAGCACTCAATTCGGTGCAAATCGCAGAAGCTCTACTTAACTAA
- a CDS encoding dipicolinate synthase subunit B yields the protein MLKGKRIGLGITASHCTYEAIIPTIDALKDAGATVVPVITHSVLTAATRFGTGEEWIERIEKATGEKVISTIVGAEPFGPKTPVDCMIIAPMTGNSMSRFANAATDSPVLMAAKATLRNDSPVLIGISTNDALGLNAMNLMKLLNMKNVFFIPFGQDDPFKKPNSLISDFTLMVPAAAAALEKQQLQPLLIIHK from the coding sequence ATGCTAAAGGGAAAAAGGATAGGCCTTGGAATTACGGCGTCACATTGTACGTATGAGGCAATCATACCGACCATTGATGCACTAAAAGACGCGGGAGCAACCGTTGTACCCGTTATCACTCACTCTGTTTTGACCGCTGCCACGCGTTTTGGAACGGGCGAAGAATGGATTGAACGAATTGAAAAGGCAACCGGAGAGAAAGTAATTTCTACTATTGTCGGTGCCGAGCCATTCGGTCCCAAAACACCTGTTGATTGTATGATCATTGCACCGATGACTGGTAACTCCATGAGTCGGTTTGCTAATGCAGCGACAGATTCGCCAGTATTGATGGCTGCAAAAGCAACACTGCGAAATGACAGCCCGGTACTCATTGGAATTTCGACAAATGATGCACTCGGTTTAAATGCGATGAATCTCATGAAGCTCCTTAATATGAAAAATGTTTTTTTTATACCTTTTGGACAGGACGATCCGTTCAAAAAACCAAACTCACTTATCTCCGACTTTACACTAATGGTACCCGCGGCGGCCGCTGCCCTCGAAAAACAACAACTTCAACCATTACTAATTATTCATAAATAA
- a CDS encoding YlmC/YmxH family sporulation protein produces METKERGMTMLLSELAQKELIQVEDGVRYGFLADTDLIFNGRTGDIIGFEIKKKSGRFSFKNRQEGSDEFIPWHEIVLIGEHRILFGKTHSMDGLASDDR; encoded by the coding sequence ATGGAGACGAAGGAAAGGGGAATGACGATGCTACTTTCAGAACTTGCTCAGAAAGAGCTTATTCAAGTTGAGGACGGGGTCCGCTATGGATTTCTAGCGGATACCGACCTTATTTTTAACGGGAGAACAGGTGATATTATCGGATTTGAAATTAAGAAAAAGTCCGGTCGTTTTTCATTCAAAAACCGTCAAGAAGGTTCGGATGAATTCATACCTTGGCATGAAATCGTCCTAATTGGGGAACATCGCATTCTATTTGGGAAAACGCATAGCATGGATGGGTTGGCTAGCGATGATAGATGA
- a CDS encoding M16 family metallopeptidase — protein sequence MIKTHVCQNGVRIVHEKMPHVRSVALGVWVGAGSGDEKESEAGIAHFIEHMLFKGTAKRSARTIAEEFDRIGGDVNAFTSKEMTCYYTTVLGHQAPRALSIMADMFFNSTFEEAEIAKEKSIVLDEIAAVEDAPDDDVDERLWAVMYPEQPIGKPVLGDEKTINTFNRKMIDEFMERKYTPERIVISVAGNYDDRLIQLIEVQFGSFKRGELAAQSSTLALPEFHGGMTLKEKDIEQAHICLGFSGLPVKDNRIHDLVVLDSIIGGSMSSRLFQEVREERGLAYSVYSYYSAYKTTGTFMIYGGTSPENLKELSDTIDEVIHSILTDGITENELYNAKEQLKGGFLLGLESSESRMHRNGKNELILEEHKTVDEVVALIDNVELSQVYRMANDIFTGQRAISIVAPKEILKEFKID from the coding sequence ATGATAAAAACACATGTATGCCAAAATGGCGTCAGAATCGTCCATGAAAAAATGCCGCACGTTCGTTCAGTGGCGCTGGGCGTATGGGTCGGAGCGGGTTCAGGAGACGAAAAAGAATCTGAGGCGGGAATCGCTCATTTTATTGAACATATGCTCTTTAAAGGGACTGCGAAAAGAAGTGCCCGCACAATTGCTGAGGAATTTGATCGCATCGGTGGAGACGTCAATGCATTCACTTCCAAAGAAATGACTTGTTATTACACGACCGTACTCGGGCATCAAGCACCCCGCGCCCTGTCGATTATGGCTGATATGTTTTTCAATTCAACATTTGAAGAAGCTGAAATAGCAAAAGAGAAATCGATTGTCCTCGATGAGATAGCAGCAGTTGAAGATGCACCGGATGACGATGTGGATGAAAGATTATGGGCGGTCATGTATCCGGAACAGCCGATAGGTAAACCCGTTCTTGGCGATGAAAAGACAATAAATACATTCAATCGTAAAATGATAGATGAATTCATGGAGCGGAAGTATACGCCTGAACGAATTGTTATTTCAGTTGCAGGTAACTATGATGACCGATTAATACAGCTAATCGAAGTTCAATTCGGTTCGTTCAAAAGGGGTGAGCTGGCTGCCCAATCATCCACTTTAGCGTTACCTGAATTCCACGGAGGCATGACTTTAAAAGAAAAAGATATTGAACAAGCGCATATCTGTCTTGGTTTTTCAGGACTTCCTGTAAAAGATAATCGAATCCACGATTTAGTGGTGTTGGATAGTATAATAGGCGGCTCGATGTCATCACGTTTATTCCAGGAAGTCCGTGAAGAACGCGGTCTTGCTTATTCGGTCTATTCTTATTACTCAGCGTACAAAACGACAGGTACCTTTATGATCTACGGTGGAACTTCGCCTGAGAACTTAAAGGAATTGTCTGATACGATTGATGAAGTCATTCATTCCATTTTGACCGATGGGATAACGGAAAACGAATTGTACAATGCAAAAGAACAGTTAAAAGGCGGATTTTTGCTAGGGCTTGAAAGTTCTGAGTCGCGGATGCACCGCAATGGTAAAAACGAGCTCATATTAGAGGAGCATAAAACAGTTGATGAAGTCGTAGCTCTCATTGACAATGTCGAGTTAAGTCAGGTATATAGAATGGCAAACGATATCTTTACGGGGCAACGGGCAATTTCAATTGTTGCGCCAAAGGAGATTCTAAAAGAATTCAAAATTGATTGA
- the pnp gene encoding polyribonucleotide nucleotidyltransferase translates to MTEKKVFTLDWAGRPLTIETGQLAKQANGAVLVRYGETTVLSTATSSKNSRGLDFFPLTVNYEERMYAVGKIPGGFIKREGRPSEKAVLTSRLIDRPIRPLFAEGFRNDVQVISLVMSVDQDCPSEMAAMLGSSLALSISDIPFEGPIAGIQIGLIDGKFIVNPTPAQLEKSELDLVVAGTKDAINMVEAGAQEVAEDIILEAIMFGHGEIIKLIEFQEKIIAEVGKVKTEVALFTLDETIMSDIKNSCETDLINAIQTVEKHAREDAINAVKNEVIERYKANEADDATMKQVKGVLDHIVKEEVRRLITDEKVRPDGRGLDEIRPLASEVGILPRTHGSGLFTRGQTQALSVCTLGALGEVQIIDGLGLEETKRFMHHYNFPNFSVGETGPIRGPGRREIGHGALGERALSAVIPNDTDFPYTIRLVAEVLESNGSSSQASICASTMAMLDAGVPLKAPVAGIAMGLVKKGDNYSVLSDIQGMEDHLGDMDFKVAGTEKGITALQMDIKIEGLSREILEEALSQAKIGRLKILNHMITAISGPREELSQYAPKIIVIKINPDKIRDVIGPGGKVINKIIEETNVKIDTEQDGTIYISSPDNEMNAKAKAMIENIVREAKVGEYYMAKVKRIEKFGAFLELFPGKDGLLHISEIAEERTKAVEDVLKMNDEMFVKVIEIDNQGRVNLSRKVVILEEKEAAEKEKN, encoded by the coding sequence ATGACAGAGAAAAAAGTTTTTACACTTGATTGGGCGGGACGACCGTTAACAATTGAAACGGGTCAACTTGCTAAACAAGCGAACGGAGCAGTACTCGTACGCTACGGAGAAACGACAGTGCTTTCAACTGCAACATCTTCAAAAAATTCACGGGGGCTGGATTTCTTCCCGCTTACAGTGAACTATGAAGAGCGCATGTATGCTGTTGGTAAGATTCCGGGCGGCTTCATTAAACGTGAAGGACGTCCGTCAGAAAAAGCGGTCTTGACGAGCCGACTAATCGACCGTCCGATTCGCCCTTTATTTGCAGAAGGGTTCCGCAACGATGTACAAGTTATCTCACTTGTTATGTCAGTCGATCAAGATTGTCCATCTGAAATGGCAGCAATGCTCGGTTCTTCCCTTGCATTGTCGATTTCTGACATTCCTTTCGAAGGACCGATTGCCGGTATTCAAATTGGGTTAATCGACGGGAAATTCATCGTTAACCCAACACCGGCACAATTGGAGAAGAGTGAGCTTGACCTTGTTGTCGCTGGTACGAAAGATGCAATCAACATGGTTGAAGCAGGCGCACAAGAAGTTGCGGAAGATATCATTCTTGAAGCAATTATGTTCGGACACGGAGAAATCATTAAACTAATCGAATTCCAAGAAAAAATTATAGCTGAGGTCGGCAAAGTGAAAACGGAAGTTGCACTATTCACATTGGACGAAACAATCATGTCTGATATCAAAAATAGCTGCGAAACCGATTTAATCAATGCGATCCAGACAGTTGAGAAGCATGCACGTGAAGATGCTATCAATGCAGTGAAAAACGAAGTAATCGAACGCTACAAAGCAAACGAAGCGGACGATGCTACGATGAAACAAGTAAAAGGCGTTTTGGATCATATTGTTAAAGAAGAAGTCCGTCGTCTTATTACGGATGAAAAAGTTCGTCCTGATGGTCGTGGTCTTGACGAAATTCGTCCGCTTGCATCAGAAGTGGGCATCTTGCCACGTACGCACGGTTCGGGTCTCTTTACACGTGGACAAACGCAAGCGCTTAGTGTGTGTACCCTTGGAGCCCTTGGTGAAGTACAAATCATTGATGGTCTTGGCCTTGAAGAAACAAAACGTTTCATGCACCATTATAACTTCCCGAACTTCAGTGTCGGTGAAACGGGTCCAATCCGTGGACCGGGCCGTCGTGAAATTGGTCACGGTGCACTTGGCGAACGCGCACTTTCAGCGGTTATCCCGAATGACACTGATTTCCCGTATACAATCCGTCTCGTAGCAGAAGTGCTTGAATCGAACGGTTCTTCTTCCCAAGCATCAATCTGTGCTTCTACAATGGCTATGCTAGATGCAGGTGTTCCACTTAAAGCGCCGGTTGCGGGTATCGCAATGGGACTTGTGAAAAAAGGGGACAACTATTCTGTCCTTTCCGATATCCAAGGGATGGAAGATCATCTTGGCGATATGGACTTCAAAGTTGCAGGAACTGAAAAAGGAATTACTGCGCTTCAAATGGATATTAAAATCGAAGGTCTTTCCCGCGAAATTTTGGAAGAGGCATTGTCTCAAGCAAAAATTGGGCGCTTGAAAATTTTAAATCATATGATCACAGCAATCTCAGGCCCGCGTGAAGAACTTTCACAATATGCACCGAAAATTATCGTCATCAAAATCAATCCAGACAAGATTCGTGACGTAATTGGACCAGGTGGAAAAGTAATCAACAAAATCATCGAAGAGACGAATGTTAAAATCGATACGGAACAAGACGGAACGATTTATATCTCTTCACCAGATAATGAAATGAATGCCAAAGCGAAAGCGATGATTGAGAATATCGTTCGCGAAGCAAAAGTTGGCGAATATTACATGGCAAAAGTGAAACGAATTGAAAAATTCGGTGCATTCCTTGAACTCTTCCCAGGAAAAGACGGACTTCTTCATATTTCTGAAATTGCAGAAGAACGGACAAAAGCGGTTGAAGACGTTTTGAAAATGAACGATGAAATGTTCGTTAAAGTTATAGAAATTGATAACCAAGGACGAGTTAACTTGTCTAGGAAAGTTGTCATTCTTGAAGAAAAAGAAGCAGCTGAAAAAGAAAAAAACTGA
- the rpsO gene encoding 30S ribosomal protein S15, translated as MAITQERKNELINEYKIHETDTGSADVQIAVLTEEINNLTEHFRLHKKDNHSRRGLYKMIGTRKRLLRYLRDNEVQRYRDLIAKLGLRR; from the coding sequence ATGGCTATCACACAAGAACGTAAAAATGAATTGATCAATGAATACAAAATTCATGAAACTGATACTGGATCAGCAGATGTACAAATCGCTGTCCTAACAGAAGAGATCAATAACCTGACAGAACATTTCCGTCTTCATAAGAAAGACAACCACTCACGTCGTGGTCTTTACAAAATGATCGGAACTCGTAAAAGACTTTTGAGATACCTACGAGACAATGAAGTTCAGCGTTACCGTGATCTTATTGCTAAACTCGGCCTTCGCCGTTAA
- a CDS encoding bifunctional riboflavin kinase/FAD synthetase — MDIYKLHYPGKVSIESEEHFSLALGFFDGLHKGHQTVINEAKRKAEELGIRSAVMTFDPHPSHLFGDGENKVGYITQYAEKARLLRSMGIDALFIVAFDWALASLSPNQFIDVFLKGLHVKHVTAGFDYTFGSKGAGTMEQMAELSGGAFGTTVIKKVTDNEEKISSTRIRKLLAEGNVEETALLLDRPYRTVGIVVDGEKRGRLLGFPTANVMPEKNTVLPANGVYAVHFTVEGKTYQGVCNVGVKPTFHDPSDRQAVVEVHVLNFDGDLYGKEAFVDWIGHIRDEQKFGSIDLLIKQIAKDKNSAVKILEAHR; from the coding sequence ATGGACATCTACAAATTGCATTATCCCGGGAAAGTTTCGATTGAAAGTGAAGAGCATTTTTCCCTTGCACTCGGCTTCTTTGATGGCTTGCATAAAGGACATCAGACAGTTATCAACGAAGCAAAAAGGAAAGCTGAAGAGCTTGGTATCCGTTCAGCTGTTATGACATTCGATCCGCACCCTTCCCATCTATTTGGTGACGGAGAAAATAAAGTAGGCTACATTACGCAGTATGCAGAAAAGGCGCGGCTGCTTCGTTCTATGGGCATTGATGCTTTGTTCATTGTGGCATTCGATTGGGCGCTTGCTTCGCTTTCGCCTAACCAATTCATAGATGTTTTTTTGAAGGGACTGCATGTTAAACATGTGACCGCGGGATTTGATTATACATTTGGTTCAAAGGGCGCTGGTACTATGGAACAGATGGCTGAGTTGTCAGGCGGAGCATTCGGTACAACTGTCATAAAAAAAGTGACGGATAACGAGGAGAAGATTTCATCTACCCGGATTCGTAAGCTTCTTGCTGAAGGCAATGTTGAAGAAACAGCATTGCTTCTTGACAGACCTTATCGAACTGTCGGCATAGTCGTCGACGGGGAAAAAAGGGGAAGGCTGCTCGGCTTCCCGACTGCGAACGTGATGCCTGAGAAAAATACAGTGCTCCCCGCGAATGGTGTCTATGCAGTGCATTTCACTGTGGAGGGAAAAACGTATCAAGGCGTATGCAATGTCGGCGTAAAACCGACATTCCATGACCCAAGTGATAGACAGGCCGTCGTAGAGGTGCATGTACTCAATTTTGATGGAGATCTCTATGGTAAAGAAGCATTTGTAGACTGGATTGGACATATCCGTGATGAGCAAAAATTCGGATCCATTGATCTGCTTATTAAACAGATAGCAAAAGACAAAAATAGCGCAGTTAAGATTTTGGAAGCCCATCGATGA
- the truB gene encoding tRNA pseudouridine(55) synthase TruB, with protein MNGILPLWKEKGMTSHDCVFKLRKILGTKKVGHTGTLDPSVEGVLPICIGQATKVAEYITDSGKEYIAVVTIGTATETEDADGAVIASDLTLKHITRTEIETALAKLKGEIVQIPPMYSAVKVNGRKLYEYARKGIEVERPERTVLIHEIELLDPVQWYEGETISFRIRVACGKGTYIRTLAVQIGELLGYPAHMAALVRTSSGTYVQNDCRTLDEVRTLQDAGRITTLLRPLEDALTDFATVEVSEELLEKVVNGQVLPEHPLLESEEAIVFMNEGKAIAVYRKHPTKLGLMKPEKMFPLNR; from the coding sequence ATGAATGGAATACTTCCTCTATGGAAAGAAAAAGGAATGACATCGCATGATTGTGTATTCAAATTGCGTAAAATCCTTGGCACTAAAAAAGTGGGACATACTGGTACCCTTGACCCAAGCGTGGAAGGCGTATTGCCGATTTGCATAGGGCAGGCAACGAAAGTAGCTGAATATATAACGGATTCCGGCAAGGAATATATTGCGGTTGTCACCATTGGGACTGCAACTGAAACGGAAGATGCGGATGGAGCGGTAATCGCTTCGGATTTGACACTAAAACATATTACCCGAACGGAAATTGAAACAGCGCTCGCTAAGTTGAAAGGTGAAATTGTTCAAATCCCACCTATGTATTCTGCGGTAAAAGTGAATGGTCGTAAATTATATGAATATGCACGAAAAGGGATTGAAGTTGAAAGACCTGAACGAACAGTACTCATTCATGAAATTGAATTACTGGATCCTGTACAATGGTATGAAGGTGAAACAATCTCATTTCGAATCAGGGTTGCTTGCGGGAAAGGCACGTATATTCGGACGCTTGCTGTCCAGATTGGGGAACTGCTCGGCTACCCGGCGCATATGGCGGCTCTTGTCCGCACATCGTCAGGTACATATGTACAGAACGACTGCCGGACGTTGGACGAAGTGAGAACGCTTCAGGACGCAGGAAGAATTACAACATTACTTCGTCCTCTTGAAGATGCGCTCACTGATTTCGCCACTGTTGAAGTTAGTGAAGAGCTCCTTGAAAAAGTGGTGAACGGGCAAGTGTTACCTGAACATCCTTTGCTTGAAAGTGAAGAGGCAATCGTATTTATGAATGAAGGCAAGGCAATTGCAGTGTACAGGAAGCATCCTACCAAGCTTGGTCTCATGAAGCCTGAAAAGATGTTTCCGTTGAACAGGTAA
- the rbfA gene encoding 30S ribosome-binding factor RbfA, with the protein MTMRANRVAEQMKKELGAIIGQKVKDPRIGFVTVTDVDVTGDLQQATIFISVLGSDSEKEDTLKGLNKAKGFIRTEIGQRIRLRVTPEIKFEFDSSVAYGTRIESLLKQVKSEDEKEIEQ; encoded by the coding sequence ATGACAATGCGTGCTAATCGTGTTGCAGAACAAATGAAAAAAGAGCTTGGCGCAATTATCGGCCAAAAAGTGAAAGATCCAAGAATTGGTTTCGTTACAGTAACTGATGTTGACGTTACTGGGGATCTTCAACAAGCGACGATTTTTATTTCTGTTCTTGGAAGCGATTCGGAAAAAGAAGATACGCTGAAAGGGCTTAATAAGGCGAAGGGATTCATTCGCACTGAAATTGGCCAGCGGATCAGACTTCGAGTAACACCTGAAATCAAATTTGAATTTGATAGTTCCGTTGCATATGGAACACGGATTGAATCACTGCTTAAACAGGTGAAAAGCGAAGACGAAAAAGAAATTGAACAATGA
- a CDS encoding DUF503 domain-containing protein: MIVYAECSFFIPEAASLKEKRSVLKRMTDRVKNAYNVSISELDHQDLWQRTTIALVAVASSKDAAEREVRRAIRFLESNPEWELSNLTLDYY, translated from the coding sequence ATGATCGTCTACGCGGAATGTTCATTTTTCATTCCGGAGGCGGCTTCTTTGAAAGAGAAGCGGTCTGTTTTAAAACGGATGACTGACAGAGTGAAAAATGCTTATAACGTCTCCATTTCAGAACTTGATCATCAAGATCTTTGGCAACGGACAACAATCGCTCTTGTTGCTGTCGCCTCATCAAAAGATGCAGCTGAGCGTGAGGTTAGGCGGGCGATCCGATTCCTGGAGTCAAATCCGGAATGGGAATTGTCCAACTTGACGCTCGACTATTATTAA